The window TTTCAAGGCAGAACGGTCCTATAATACCTGGAGGAGCAATTTCCTCAGAAACCTTCACCACATTGTCACCCATTCGTATATATCTAGAAAGCAACGATTCCCTTAGTGTTATTGGAAAGTTGCCAATAACCGTGTACGTGGGAGCCAAGCTATCCATCTTAAGTTGTTCCTCTGCGGGGATGCGTCCAAGACTGTCGATGGAAGACTCGTAGCGTCTATCTACGCACAGCAATTCGACCCTTTTGCGGAGCAGTGAACGGAAATATGATGGATAAACTGTCACGCCGAAAATATATTCTTGTAAGTGAATATTGTCTACATCTTCTTTTTTTATGAAACCTTTTTGAATCATGTCTTTAGATTTTTGGTGGAAGGCTTCCGGAGAATCTACAAGGAAATAGCCCTTTCCACCCTTTGCGCCTGGAAACTTCACAATTGTTAATCCTTCTATGTTGTCTGGCTCGTCGAAGGTCTTAGGGAGCTGCAAACCAGCTCTTCTTAGCCATATTTCCTGTTTTTCTCTGTCAACCTCCCATTGAAGTAATTGTCTGTTTCCAAACATTGGTACACATAAATTGTCCATTACTTCATCCAAATCTAGGTAAGCGTTGAATGAGCCGTGGGGAATGAGAATTGTGTTCAGCCTTCGCAGTTTTTCCTGAATTCTGTCGTCTAGAAGTTCTCTAAAATCCTCAACCAAGAGAATTTCGTCGGTTACTGGAAACCTTCGATAAACGATTTCGTCACCCTTTCTGCAGATACACACGGTGCGCAATCCTTCGTCTTTGGCGCCTTTGAAAATGTTAAGGGCTGAATGCGAGCCAATAGTACCAATGGCGATTTTGTCTTTGTCATAATTGTTTAGTATCTCTTCTATCTCGATCAAGTCACTATTTCCTCAAGCTTCTTTTGCTTTATCGCCTTCTTAATCTCTATAGCTACCCTTCTTCCAGGTCCAACTTCCTTTCCATACTTGTATTTCATGTAGGGTGAAGTTGGCTCTACGCATGGGCACCCTGGAATTCTAGGGCTAACATCGAAGACATAGAATTCAAGGTTTTTGTTCATAGCACCTTGTAGTGCAAAAAGCCCTATCATGCCTGGCGGGTACTCTTTTTTGCATGCTTCGACAAATTGTTCTCCAGCTGCGAAAATTTTTTCCAATTGTGACTCTCGCATTGTGGCGCCCATGTGTCC of the Candidatus Bathyarchaeota archaeon genome contains:
- a CDS encoding formate--phosphoribosylaminoimidazolecarboxamide ligase, with amino-acid sequence MIEIEEILNNYDKDKIAIGTIGSHSALNIFKGAKDEGLRTVCICRKGDEIVYRRFPVTDEILLVEDFRELLDDRIQEKLRRLNTILIPHGSFNAYLDLDEVMDNLCVPMFGNRQLLQWEVDREKQEIWLRRAGLQLPKTFDEPDNIEGLTIVKFPGAKGGKGYFLVDSPEAFHQKSKDMIQKGFIKKEDVDNIHLQEYIFGVTVYPSYFRSLLRKRVELLCVDRRYESSIDSLGRIPAEEQLKMDSLAPTYTVIGNFPITLRESLLSRYIRMGDNVVKVSEEIAPPGIIGPFCLETIVNDVPEVFTFEISARIVAGTNVGVGTSPYSYLMYGERIYMGRRIAMEVKSAIAEGKIGEVVT